From a single Paraburkholderia sp. FT54 genomic region:
- a CDS encoding sugar ABC transporter ATP-binding protein has protein sequence MSELAPSVPVVEAIDVTKRFGSTAALKDVSIRVMPGESHALVGRNGAGKSTLVSILTGLRKPDTGEVRFSGAAAPSIADRDAWRERVACVYQHSTIIRDLSVAENLFINRQPLRGGVIDWQAMWRDARALLDHWKIDVREDARAGDLSVEARQLVEIARALSYGARFIILDEPTAQLDGDEIKRLFRRISELQREGVTFLFISHHLQEVYEICQAVTVLRDARHIVSAPVSALPREQLIEAMTGERGGLAVADAAARAALLADTAVALEVKDLAGADYEDVSFTVKRGEVVGLTGATSSGRTSVAEAIAGLRAAKRGTISVDGATLPPGDVPAALAHGIGCVPKDRHHEGLVLTQSVAENASMTIARLLGKFGIAPPAKKNAFGQKMIDALGIVAQGPEHVVSGLSGGNQQKVVMARALATNPDVLVLIDPTAGVDVKSKEALLSVVDRVREEGKAVLVVSGELDDLRTCDRVLVMFRGRVAVEFPAGWQDHDLIASVEGVSLHEE, from the coding sequence ATGAGCGAGCTCGCGCCCTCCGTGCCCGTCGTCGAAGCGATCGATGTCACCAAACGCTTCGGCTCGACGGCCGCGCTGAAAGACGTGAGCATCCGCGTGATGCCCGGCGAGTCGCATGCGCTCGTCGGGCGCAACGGCGCGGGTAAATCGACGCTCGTGTCGATCCTCACCGGCCTGCGCAAGCCGGACACGGGCGAGGTTCGTTTCAGCGGCGCGGCCGCGCCATCGATCGCGGATCGCGACGCATGGCGCGAGCGCGTGGCGTGCGTCTATCAGCATTCGACGATCATCCGTGATCTGAGCGTGGCGGAGAATCTGTTCATCAACCGCCAGCCGTTGCGCGGCGGCGTGATCGATTGGCAAGCCATGTGGCGCGACGCGCGCGCGTTGCTCGATCACTGGAAGATCGACGTGCGCGAAGATGCCCGCGCCGGCGATCTGTCGGTGGAAGCGCGGCAATTGGTGGAGATTGCGCGGGCGCTGTCGTACGGCGCGCGCTTCATCATTCTCGACGAACCAACGGCGCAACTCGACGGCGACGAGATCAAGCGCCTGTTCCGGCGCATCAGCGAGTTGCAGCGCGAGGGCGTGACGTTCCTCTTCATCTCGCATCATCTTCAGGAAGTCTATGAAATCTGCCAGGCCGTGACCGTGCTGCGCGACGCGCGGCATATCGTCAGCGCGCCGGTTTCCGCGTTGCCGCGCGAGCAGTTGATCGAAGCGATGACCGGCGAACGCGGCGGTCTCGCGGTGGCCGATGCGGCGGCACGCGCCGCGTTGTTGGCCGATACGGCGGTGGCGCTGGAAGTCAAAGATCTGGCCGGCGCCGATTATGAAGACGTGTCGTTCACCGTCAAGCGCGGCGAAGTCGTCGGCTTGACCGGCGCGACGAGCAGCGGCCGCACGAGCGTGGCCGAAGCGATTGCCGGCCTGCGCGCCGCCAAACGCGGCACGATCAGCGTGGACGGCGCAACCTTGCCGCCCGGCGATGTGCCCGCGGCGCTCGCGCACGGCATCGGCTGTGTGCCGAAGGATCGCCATCACGAAGGCCTCGTGCTCACACAATCGGTCGCGGAGAACGCTTCGATGACGATCGCGCGTTTGCTCGGCAAATTCGGCATCGCGCCGCCCGCGAAGAAGAACGCGTTCGGCCAGAAGATGATCGACGCGCTCGGCATCGTCGCGCAAGGTCCGGAGCATGTCGTCTCGGGTCTATCCGGCGGCAATCAGCAAAAAGTGGTGATGGCACGCGCGCTCGCCACCAATCCCGACGTACTCGTGCTGATCGATCCCACCGCGGGCGTCGACGTTAAATCGAAGGAAGCGTTGCTCTCCGTCGTGGATCGCGTGCGCGAAGAAGGCAAGGCCGTGCTGGTCGTGTCCGGCGAACTTGACGATCTGCGCACTTGTGACCGCGTGCTGGTCATGTTCCGGGGCCGTGTCGCGGTCGAATTTCCCGCGGGTTGGCAGGACCACGACCTGATTGCATCAGTTGAAGGAGTCAGTCTCCATGAAGAATAG
- a CDS encoding ureidoglycolate lyase, which translates to MKLLRYGPKGQEKPGLLDAQGKIRDLSKVVADIDGAALTDESLAKLRALDPASLPLVEGNPRFGPCVGKIGKFICIGLNYADHAAESNLPVPAEPVIFNKWTSAISGPNDDVEIPRGSKKTDWEVELGVVIGKPAKYIDEANALDYVAGYCVINDVSEREWQIEKGGTWDKGKGFDTFGPIGPWMVTRDEVADPQNLSLWLEVDGHRYQNGSTKTMVFGVAKLVSYVSQCMSLQPGDVISTGTPPGVGMGVKPNPVFLKPGQTIRLGIEGLGEQTQKTYAAE; encoded by the coding sequence ATGAAACTGCTTCGTTATGGGCCGAAAGGCCAGGAAAAGCCGGGCTTGCTCGACGCGCAAGGCAAGATTCGCGATCTGTCGAAAGTGGTCGCCGATATCGACGGCGCCGCGCTGACCGACGAAAGTCTCGCCAAACTGCGTGCGCTCGATCCGGCCTCGCTGCCGCTGGTCGAAGGCAATCCGCGCTTCGGTCCGTGCGTCGGCAAGATCGGCAAGTTCATCTGCATCGGCTTGAATTACGCGGATCACGCGGCTGAATCGAATCTGCCGGTGCCCGCCGAACCGGTCATCTTCAACAAGTGGACGAGCGCGATCAGCGGCCCGAACGACGACGTCGAAATTCCGCGCGGCTCGAAGAAGACGGATTGGGAAGTCGAACTCGGCGTGGTGATCGGCAAGCCGGCGAAATATATCGACGAAGCCAACGCGCTCGACTACGTCGCCGGTTACTGCGTGATCAACGACGTGTCGGAACGCGAATGGCAGATCGAAAAGGGCGGCACATGGGACAAGGGCAAGGGCTTCGACACCTTCGGCCCGATCGGTCCGTGGATGGTCACGCGCGATGAAGTCGCCGATCCGCAGAACCTGAGCTTGTGGCTCGAAGTGGACGGACATCGCTATCAGAACGGCAGCACGAAGACGATGGTGTTCGGCGTCGCGAAACTGGTTTCGTACGTGTCGCAGTGCATGAGCCTGCAACCGGGCGACGTGATTTCGACCGGCACGCCGCCGGGCGTCGGCATGGGTGTCAAGCCGAATCCGGTGTTCCTGAAGCCGGGCCAGACGATTCGTCTGGGTATCGAAGGGCTGGGCGAGCAAACGCAGAAGACGTACGCGGCGGAGTAA
- a CDS encoding ABC transporter permease, which translates to MKNSVPSPAFGTTQAQVQPQLAAQASRGKRARSELARLRELALLPALALLIVIGAFVSPSFLTRANLISVLGASAALALVVLAESLIVLTGKFDLSLESTVGIAPAVGAMLVMPAASAGFGTQWPAAAGLLAIVAVGAVIGLINGFLVVRLRLNAFIVTLAMLIVLRGMLVGATKGGTLFDMPPSFFTLATTIVLGLPLSVWLAAVAFAIAAFMLRYHRLGRALYAIGGNPEAARAAGIRVERITWGVFVLGSILAAVGGLIVTGYVGAINANQGNGMIFTVFAAAVIGGISLDGGKGTMFGALTGVLLLGVVQNLLTLAQVPSFWIQAIYGAIILGSLMVARLASGEGQN; encoded by the coding sequence ATGAAGAATAGTGTGCCCAGTCCTGCATTCGGCACCACGCAAGCTCAGGTTCAGCCGCAGTTGGCCGCGCAGGCGTCACGCGGCAAACGCGCGCGCTCCGAACTCGCGCGCCTGCGCGAACTGGCGTTGCTGCCCGCGCTCGCTTTGCTGATCGTGATCGGCGCGTTTGTCAGCCCGAGCTTTCTGACCAGGGCGAATCTCATTAGCGTGCTGGGTGCGTCGGCGGCGTTGGCGCTCGTCGTGCTCGCCGAATCGCTGATCGTGCTGACCGGCAAGTTCGACTTGTCGCTCGAATCGACGGTCGGCATCGCGCCCGCCGTGGGTGCGATGCTGGTGATGCCGGCGGCGTCCGCGGGCTTCGGCACGCAATGGCCGGCGGCCGCCGGCTTGCTCGCCATCGTGGCGGTGGGCGCGGTGATCGGCTTGATCAATGGCTTTCTTGTGGTGCGTTTGCGGCTCAATGCGTTCATCGTCACGCTCGCCATGCTGATCGTGTTGCGCGGCATGCTGGTGGGTGCGACCAAGGGCGGCACGTTGTTCGATATGCCGCCGTCGTTCTTCACGCTCGCGACCACCATCGTGCTCGGCTTGCCCTTGTCCGTGTGGCTCGCGGCGGTGGCGTTTGCGATCGCGGCCTTCATGTTGCGCTATCACCGGCTGGGCCGGGCCTTGTATGCCATCGGCGGCAATCCGGAAGCGGCGCGTGCGGCGGGGATTCGCGTGGAGCGCATTACGTGGGGCGTATTCGTGCTCGGGAGCATACTTGCCGCGGTGGGCGGTCTGATCGTGACCGGCTACGTCGGCGCGATCAACGCGAACCAGGGCAACGGCATGATCTTCACGGTGTTCGCGGCGGCGGTGATCGGCGGCATTTCGCTCGACGGCGGCAAGGGCACCATGTTTGGCGCGCTGACCGGCGTGCTGCTGCTCGGCGTCGTGCAGAACCTGTTGACGCTCGCTCAGGTCCCGTCTTTCTGGATTCAGGCGATTTACGGCGCGATCATCCTGGGCTCGCTGATGGTGGCGCGCCTCGCTAGCGGCGAAGGCCAGAACTGA
- a CDS encoding sugar ABC transporter substrate-binding protein translates to MSFAKGPLTGRRLFRSSLSVVAAAACLAALGVTGAAQAADTGKIGLGLPLLTSPFWQSYNNYLPKYAKESGLDILAPVNSNGDPVQQITDMNNLLNLGAKGIVVGPLDSAAISRALDAAAAKNVPVVAVDVAPTQGKVAMVVRADNHAYGEKACKYIGEHVKSGKVVQIMGDLASVNGRDRSEAFRSCLKGYPGLSLLEIPASWKGDVAATALDSLLTANPDVKAIYMQAGGVYLSPTLQTLRRKQMLFPAGDAKHVVIVSNDGIPQEFEAIRRGDIDATISQPADSYAKYGLFYIKAALAGQTFKPGPTNHGSNIIQLAPGILEDQLPAPLVTKSNVDDKALWGNTVK, encoded by the coding sequence ATGTCGTTCGCGAAAGGGCCGCTCACGGGCCGCCGTTTGTTCCGCAGTTCGCTCTCTGTCGTAGCAGCCGCTGCGTGCCTCGCCGCACTCGGTGTGACAGGCGCCGCGCAAGCCGCCGACACCGGCAAGATCGGCCTCGGTCTGCCGCTGCTGACGTCGCCGTTCTGGCAGTCATACAACAACTATCTGCCCAAATACGCGAAGGAGAGCGGCCTCGACATCCTGGCGCCGGTCAATTCGAACGGCGATCCCGTCCAGCAGATCACGGACATGAACAACCTGCTGAACCTCGGTGCGAAGGGCATCGTGGTCGGCCCGCTGGATTCGGCGGCGATCAGCCGTGCGCTCGACGCCGCAGCGGCGAAGAACGTGCCGGTAGTCGCCGTCGACGTCGCGCCGACGCAAGGCAAAGTCGCGATGGTGGTGCGCGCCGACAATCACGCATATGGCGAGAAGGCGTGCAAATACATCGGCGAGCACGTGAAGTCGGGCAAGGTCGTACAGATCATGGGCGACCTGGCATCGGTCAACGGGCGCGATCGCTCAGAAGCATTCCGTTCCTGCCTGAAGGGTTATCCGGGTTTGTCGCTGCTGGAAATTCCGGCGAGCTGGAAGGGTGACGTCGCGGCCACCGCGCTCGACAGTCTGCTGACCGCCAATCCCGACGTGAAGGCCATTTACATGCAGGCGGGCGGCGTCTATCTGTCGCCGACGCTGCAAACCTTGCGCCGCAAGCAGATGCTGTTTCCCGCCGGCGACGCGAAACACGTCGTGATCGTCAGCAACGACGGCATTCCTCAGGAGTTCGAGGCGATCCGCCGCGGCGATATCGACGCGACCATTTCGCAGCCCGCCGACTCGTACGCGAAATACGGGCTGTTCTACATCAAGGCGGCATTGGCAGGGCAGACCTTCAAGCCGGGCCCGACCAATCACGGCAGCAACATCATCCAGTTGGCGCCGGGCATTCTGGAAGACCAGTTGCCCGCACCGCTCGTGACGAAATCGAACGTCGACGACAAGGCCTTGTGGGGCAACACGGTCAAATGA
- a CDS encoding amidohydrolase family protein codes for MHIDAHQHYWDPARGDYEWLTPELKILYRTFGPADLEPLRERAGIERTVVVQAAPTIDETRYLLDLARHEPSIAGVVGWVPLLLPTAPAVIEALAQEQKFKGVRPMLQDLPDDTWIANPDLAPAIDALIAHDLAFDALIYARHVEPFETFATRFPALRIVVDHGAKPPIRYGRAGYQSWADAITRLAQLPHVHCKLSGLVTEASPGWTEETLHPYVEHLLKSFGPARLMWGSDWPVLDLNGDYLLWHSVANTLLAPLSDAEREAVFGGNAAAFYRL; via the coding sequence ATGCATATCGATGCCCACCAGCACTACTGGGATCCCGCTCGTGGCGATTACGAGTGGCTCACGCCGGAACTGAAGATCCTGTACCGGACGTTCGGCCCAGCGGATCTCGAACCGTTGCGCGAACGCGCGGGCATCGAACGGACGGTGGTGGTGCAGGCGGCGCCGACCATCGACGAAACGCGTTATTTGCTGGATCTGGCGCGCCATGAGCCGTCAATCGCGGGCGTGGTCGGTTGGGTGCCGTTGCTGCTGCCCACGGCGCCGGCTGTGATCGAAGCGCTCGCGCAAGAGCAGAAGTTCAAGGGTGTGCGGCCGATGCTGCAGGATTTGCCGGACGACACGTGGATCGCTAACCCCGATCTCGCGCCCGCCATCGACGCGCTGATCGCCCACGACCTCGCGTTCGACGCGTTGATTTACGCGCGCCACGTCGAGCCTTTCGAAACCTTCGCAACGCGCTTTCCGGCGCTGCGTATCGTGGTCGATCATGGCGCGAAACCGCCCATCCGTTATGGACGCGCGGGCTATCAAAGCTGGGCTGACGCGATCACGCGGCTCGCGCAATTGCCGCACGTGCATTGCAAGCTGTCGGGCCTTGTCACCGAGGCGTCGCCCGGCTGGACCGAGGAAACGCTGCACCCATATGTCGAGCATCTGCTGAAGTCGTTCGGTCCCGCGCGTTTGATGTGGGGCAGCGACTGGCCGGTGCTCGATCTGAACGGCGACTATCTGCTCTGGCATTCGGTGGCGAACACCTTGCTCGCGCCCTTGAGCGACGCCGAGCGCGAAGCGGTTTTCGGCGGCAATGCCGCCGCGTTTTATCGACTGTGA
- a CDS encoding SDR family oxidoreductase, whose translation MTQRLAGKTALITAAGQGIGLATAELFAREGARVIATDIRIDGLAGKAVEARKLDVRDDAAIKALAAELGAVDVLFNCAGYVHAGNILECSEEDWDFAFDLNAKAMYRMIRAFLPAMLDHGGGSIINMSSAASSVKGVPNRFAYSASKAAVIGLTKSVAADFITRGVRCNAICPGTVASPSLEQRIVAQAQAQGATLDAVQAAFVARQPMGRIGKPEEIAALALYLASDESSFTTGHAHVIDGGWSN comes from the coding sequence ATGACACAAAGACTGGCCGGCAAGACGGCTCTGATCACGGCGGCAGGACAAGGCATCGGACTCGCCACCGCCGAACTCTTCGCACGCGAAGGCGCGCGCGTGATCGCCACGGATATCCGCATCGACGGACTCGCCGGCAAGGCGGTCGAGGCGCGCAAGCTCGACGTGCGCGACGACGCGGCGATCAAGGCGCTGGCCGCCGAACTGGGCGCGGTCGACGTGCTGTTCAACTGCGCGGGCTACGTGCACGCAGGCAACATTCTCGAATGCAGCGAAGAGGATTGGGACTTCGCCTTCGATCTGAACGCGAAGGCGATGTACCGCATGATCCGCGCCTTCCTGCCCGCCATGCTGGATCATGGCGGCGGCTCGATCATCAACATGTCGTCGGCGGCGTCGAGCGTGAAGGGCGTGCCGAATCGATTTGCGTACAGCGCCTCCAAGGCCGCGGTGATCGGGCTGACCAAGTCCGTTGCTGCGGACTTCATCACGCGTGGTGTACGCTGTAACGCGATCTGCCCGGGCACGGTGGCTTCGCCGTCGCTCGAACAGCGGATCGTCGCGCAGGCTCAGGCGCAAGGCGCGACGCTGGACGCCGTGCAGGCGGCCTTTGTCGCGCGTCAGCCGATGGGCCGCATCGGCAAGCCGGAAGAGATTGCCGCGTTGGCGCTGTATCTCGCGTCCGACGAATCGTCGTTCACCACGGGCCATGCGCATGTGATCGACGGCGGCTGGTCGAACTGA
- a CDS encoding UxaA family hydrolase, whose product MTSHPSQTDSTDQTDPRLILLSPADNCLIAAARLDAGMQIEIEGERVTLTKTIELGHKVARHELAKDDKVLRYGAVIGHVTEAVARGAHLHTHNLESDYLPTYTHDAGHEFVHH is encoded by the coding sequence TTGACCAGCCACCCATCGCAAACGGACTCAACGGACCAAACGGATCCACGCCTGATCCTGCTCAGCCCCGCCGACAACTGCCTGATTGCGGCAGCGCGTCTGGACGCAGGCATGCAGATCGAGATTGAAGGCGAACGCGTGACGCTCACCAAGACTATCGAACTCGGTCACAAGGTGGCGCGTCATGAACTCGCGAAAGACGACAAGGTGCTGCGCTACGGCGCGGTGATCGGTCACGTGACGGAAGCGGTGGCGCGCGGTGCGCATCTGCATACGCACAATCTCGAAAGCGACTATCTGCCAACGTACACACACGACGCGGGCCACGAATTCGTCCATCACTAA
- a CDS encoding UxaA family hydrolase has translation MTDISVASPSAESQQPMLQGYLRRDGRKGIRNVVAVAYLVECAHHVAREIVTQFREPLDAFDDPCAEREPPVHLIGFPGCYPNGYAEKMLERLTTHPNVGAVLFVSLGCESMNKHYLVDVVRASGRPVEVLTIQEKGGTRSTIQYGVDWIRGAREQLAAQQKVPMVLSELVIGTVCGGSDGTSGITANPAVGRAFDHLIDAGATCIFEETGELVGCEFHMKTRAARPALGDEIVACVAKAARYYSILGHGSFAVGNADGGLTTQEEKSLGAYAKSGASPIVGIVKPGDIPPTGGLYLLDVVPDGEPRFGFPNISDNAEIGELIACGAHVILFTTGRGSVVGSAISPVIKVCANPATYRNLAGDMDVDAGRILEGRGTLDEVGREVFEQTVAVSRGAASKSETLGHQEFILTYKTFDPVGPACLPSSAAPRHPVVAIEPH, from the coding sequence ATGACTGACATCTCCGTTGCATCTCCATCTGCCGAATCGCAGCAGCCCATGTTGCAGGGATATCTGCGCCGCGACGGTCGCAAGGGCATCCGCAATGTGGTTGCCGTTGCGTATCTGGTCGAGTGCGCGCATCACGTGGCGCGCGAGATTGTCACGCAGTTTCGCGAACCGCTCGATGCGTTCGACGATCCTTGCGCCGAGCGCGAACCGCCCGTGCACCTGATCGGCTTTCCGGGCTGCTATCCGAACGGCTATGCCGAGAAGATGCTCGAGCGGCTCACCACGCATCCCAATGTGGGCGCGGTGCTATTCGTCTCGCTCGGGTGCGAGAGCATGAACAAGCACTATCTGGTGGACGTGGTGCGCGCGAGCGGCCGTCCCGTCGAAGTGCTGACGATCCAGGAAAAGGGCGGCACGCGCAGCACGATTCAATATGGCGTCGACTGGATTCGCGGTGCGCGCGAACAACTCGCCGCGCAGCAGAAAGTGCCGATGGTGCTGAGCGAACTGGTGATAGGCACCGTATGCGGCGGCTCGGACGGCACGAGCGGCATCACGGCGAATCCGGCTGTGGGCCGTGCATTCGATCATCTGATCGACGCGGGCGCGACGTGCATCTTCGAAGAAACCGGCGAGCTGGTGGGCTGCGAATTCCACATGAAGACGCGCGCGGCACGGCCGGCGCTCGGCGATGAGATCGTGGCCTGCGTCGCGAAGGCGGCGCGCTATTACTCGATTCTCGGCCACGGCAGTTTTGCGGTCGGCAACGCGGACGGCGGCCTCACCACGCAGGAAGAAAAATCGCTGGGCGCGTATGCGAAAAGCGGGGCGTCGCCGATTGTCGGCATTGTCAAACCCGGCGACATTCCGCCGACCGGCGGCCTATACCTGCTCGACGTGGTGCCGGACGGCGAGCCGCGCTTCGGTTTTCCCAACATCAGCGACAACGCGGAAATCGGCGAACTGATCGCCTGCGGCGCACATGTGATTCTGTTCACGACCGGTCGCGGCTCGGTGGTCGGCTCGGCGATCTCGCCGGTGATCAAGGTATGCGCGAATCCCGCGACGTATCGCAATCTCGCGGGCGACATGGACGTCGATGCAGGCCGCATCCTCGAAGGCCGCGGCACGCTCGACGAAGTGGGCCGCGAAGTGTTCGAGCAAACGGTGGCGGTGTCGCGCGGCGCGGCCTCGAAGTCGGAGACGCTCGGTCATCAGGAATTCATCCTGACTTACAAGACGTTCGATCCGGTTGGGCCGGCTTGCTTGCCGTCGAGCGCCGCACCGCGGCATCCGGTCGTCGCAATCGAACCGCATTGA
- a CDS encoding aminotransferase class V-fold PLP-dependent enzyme, whose amino-acid sequence MDELALAADADQRAHAYLAGIGKRRVFPDAAALAQLAAFDEAFPQHGHAPADVLRLLDEHGTPGTVASNDPRYYGFVIGAVLPAAAAAERLMGAWDQCASTFDNSPVAATLEKVAARWVLDALDLPREAAIGFGTSATACILVCIAAARRALLARKGWDFDNDGLDGAPPMRVVISEMAHITVKKALRVLGFGMKRVIIAPVDAHGRIDPARLPPLDDMTIFCVQAGEVNTGEFDPFAELIPRAKAAGAWVHVDGAFGLWARASSNRALTDGIDGADSWTTDGHKWLNTPYDGAMAICRDAPALSAAMNSDAVYLTGAHDAQKNVNLEFSRRARGIPIWAALRSLGRSGVQEMVDRHCAQAARIAEGLRAAGFEVLNRVVLNQVLVRAKTDAQTVAIREAAQASGETWFGQTVWQGRPAFRISVSSWRTEDSHVDQLVALLTRLLAEQRD is encoded by the coding sequence ATGGACGAACTTGCACTTGCCGCCGACGCCGACCAGCGCGCGCACGCCTACCTTGCCGGCATCGGCAAGCGCCGGGTGTTTCCGGACGCGGCCGCGCTCGCGCAACTCGCGGCCTTCGACGAAGCCTTCCCGCAGCACGGACATGCCCCCGCCGACGTGCTGCGCCTGCTCGACGAACACGGAACGCCTGGCACTGTCGCGTCGAACGATCCGCGCTATTACGGCTTCGTGATTGGCGCGGTGCTGCCGGCCGCTGCGGCGGCCGAACGTCTGATGGGCGCGTGGGACCAGTGCGCATCGACCTTCGACAACTCGCCGGTCGCGGCCACGCTCGAGAAGGTCGCCGCGCGCTGGGTGCTCGACGCGCTCGATCTGCCACGCGAAGCGGCGATCGGCTTCGGCACCAGCGCCACGGCGTGCATACTCGTTTGCATCGCGGCCGCACGGCGCGCGCTGCTCGCGCGCAAGGGTTGGGATTTCGACAACGACGGCCTCGATGGCGCGCCGCCGATGCGCGTCGTGATCTCCGAGATGGCGCACATCACGGTGAAGAAGGCGCTGCGCGTGCTCGGCTTCGGCATGAAGCGCGTGATCATCGCGCCCGTGGATGCACACGGCCGCATCGACCCCGCGCGGTTGCCGCCGCTCGACGACATGACGATCTTCTGCGTGCAGGCCGGCGAAGTGAACACCGGCGAATTTGATCCGTTCGCGGAGCTGATTCCCCGCGCCAAGGCGGCCGGCGCATGGGTTCACGTGGATGGCGCGTTCGGTCTATGGGCGCGCGCGTCGTCGAATCGGGCGCTCACCGATGGCATCGACGGCGCAGACAGTTGGACCACCGACGGCCACAAGTGGCTCAACACACCCTATGACGGCGCCATGGCGATCTGCCGCGACGCGCCAGCGCTCTCGGCGGCGATGAACAGCGACGCGGTCTATCTGACGGGCGCGCATGATGCTCAGAAGAACGTGAACCTCGAGTTCTCGCGTCGCGCGCGTGGCATTCCGATCTGGGCGGCGTTGCGCTCGCTCGGGCGCAGCGGCGTGCAGGAGATGGTCGACCGGCATTGCGCGCAGGCTGCACGAATCGCTGAAGGTCTGCGTGCCGCGGGGTTCGAGGTGCTGAACCGTGTCGTGCTGAACCAGGTGCTGGTGCGCGCAAAGACTGACGCGCAGACGGTCGCGATTCGCGAAGCAGCGCAGGCTTCGGGCGAAACGTGGTTCGGCCAGACGGTCTGGCAAGGCCGGCCCGCGTTTCGCATCAGCGTGTCGTCTTGGCGCACTGAAGACTCACATGTCGATCAGTTAGTGGCGCTGCTTACGCGATTGCTCGCCGAACAGCGCGACTGA
- a CDS encoding aldo/keto reductase: MTATTGSKIVQRRRIGRGPLQVTGLGLGTAPLGGLYRDLSDEEAQATIAAAWDAGVRYFDTAPHYGNTKAEHRLGDALRRYPRGDYLLSTKVGRRFVPRTTPFDNKEGWQNPLPFEAIYDYTHDGILRSFEDSQQRLGIIDIDILLVHDIGRVTHGDNHPHYWRQLTEGGGFRALDTLRSTGAIKAVGLGVNEGAVILDAMAEFDIDCALLAGRYTLLEQTTLDDLLPACEKRGVSILLGGAFNSGILARGVAGDLKFNYGEAPPEVIERVARLEAVCRAHGVPLAAAALQFPYAHPAVATVLTGARSADELRENAASFEKPIPAGLWSALRDEGLLDSRAPAPED, encoded by the coding sequence ATGACCGCAACGACCGGATCGAAGATTGTGCAACGACGCCGCATCGGCCGCGGGCCGTTGCAGGTGACCGGATTGGGACTCGGCACGGCGCCGCTTGGCGGCCTCTACCGCGATCTGTCCGATGAAGAAGCCCAGGCCACCATCGCCGCCGCGTGGGACGCCGGCGTGCGCTACTTCGACACCGCGCCGCATTACGGCAACACGAAGGCCGAGCATCGTCTGGGCGACGCCTTGCGGCGCTATCCGCGCGGCGATTATCTGCTGTCCACCAAAGTGGGCCGCCGTTTCGTGCCCCGCACCACGCCGTTCGACAACAAGGAAGGCTGGCAAAATCCGCTTCCTTTCGAAGCGATCTACGACTACACGCACGACGGCATTCTGCGTTCGTTCGAAGACAGCCAGCAGCGCCTCGGCATTATCGACATCGACATTCTGCTGGTGCACGATATCGGCCGTGTCACGCACGGCGACAATCATCCCCATTACTGGCGGCAACTGACCGAAGGCGGCGGCTTCCGCGCGTTGGACACGTTGCGCTCGACGGGCGCGATCAAGGCCGTCGGACTCGGCGTCAACGAAGGCGCGGTCATACTCGATGCAATGGCCGAGTTCGATATCGATTGCGCGTTGCTCGCCGGCCGTTATACGCTCCTCGAACAGACCACGCTCGACGACCTGTTGCCGGCCTGTGAAAAACGCGGCGTCAGCATCCTGTTAGGCGGCGCGTTCAACTCGGGCATTCTGGCGCGCGGCGTCGCAGGCGATCTGAAATTTAACTACGGCGAGGCGCCGCCCGAAGTGATCGAGCGCGTCGCGCGGCTGGAAGCGGTGTGCCGCGCGCACGGCGTGCCGCTGGCGGCCGCCGCCTTGCAGTTTCCGTATGCGCATCCGGCGGTCGCCACGGTGTTGACCGGCGCGCGCAGTGCCGACGAATTGCGCGAGAACGCCGCGTCGTTCGAGAAGCCGATCCCCGCGGGCTTGTGGTCCGCGTTGCGCGACGAAGGCTTGCTCGACAGCCGCGCCCCCGCGCCAGAGGATTGA